One part of the Saprospiraceae bacterium genome encodes these proteins:
- a CDS encoding glycoside hydrolase family 16 protein: MNSIQYILVLVFINSIVIAQSANILEIKSKQNSVCNDQTWNLVWQDEFDGNQLDVSKWFSYYPYTNTGMDTCLQCRSLGGDLFISDSNLVFEDGVLKIMAKKQKASWFGKEFEHTSGNLFSKQGFLYGRFEIRCKLPKGLGLWPAFWTLGEGVIEEIDVFEIKGNRMRRFQSNYHHCYDKDKKCQDLEWHSSPDLSSKFNVFAIEWDPYFIKWFINDKLVRTLGGYQSIKSEKRIKNCTLKPGNYVLIENYPKHKARIIAGLGIEGTGRKKKLKDSLFPAALEIDYIRIYQRPAIE, from the coding sequence ATGAATTCAATTCAATACATTTTAGTTCTTGTTTTTATAAATTCAATTGTAATTGCACAATCAGCAAATATTTTGGAAATAAAATCAAAGCAAAATTCTGTTTGTAATGATCAGACATGGAATTTAGTTTGGCAAGATGAATTTGATGGGAATCAATTAGATGTTTCAAAGTGGTTTAGTTATTATCCATATACTAATACTGGGATGGATACCTGTCTTCAATGCAGATCACTCGGTGGCGATCTTTTTATTTCAGATAGCAACCTGGTTTTTGAGGATGGAGTTCTAAAGATTATGGCGAAAAAACAAAAAGCTTCTTGGTTTGGAAAAGAATTTGAGCATACTTCTGGAAATTTGTTTTCAAAACAAGGATTCCTATATGGTAGATTTGAAATACGTTGTAAACTTCCAAAAGGACTTGGTTTGTGGCCTGCGTTTTGGACTTTAGGCGAAGGTGTAATTGAAGAAATTGATGTTTTCGAGATTAAAGGGAATCGAATGCGCAGATTTCAATCTAATTATCATCATTGTTATGATAAAGATAAAAAATGTCAAGACCTCGAATGGCACAGTTCGCCAGATTTAAGTTCTAAATTTAATGTTTTTGCAATTGAATGGGATCCTTATTTTATAAAGTGGTTTATAAATGACAAATTAGTAAGGACTTTAGGAGGTTATCAATCGATTAAATCAGAAAAGAGAATAAAAAATTGTACCCTTAAACCAGGAAATTATGTCCTCATAGAGAATTATCCAAAACATAAAGCGAGAATTATTGCCGGATTGGGAATAGAAGGAACAGGCCGTAAGAAGAAACTAAAGGATTCTTTATTTCCTGCTGCATTAGAAATAGATTATATCAGGATCTATCAAAGACCTGCCATAGAATAA
- a CDS encoding polysaccharide deacetylase family protein, whose amino-acid sequence MYLSFTPRFLQNMFSDLIWRVDSQEADIYLTFDDGPIPVVTPWVLKQLEQYHAKASFFCVGQNIEKHPQIFKQIIESGHSIGSHTYNHLSGWKTDNLVYLNNVKKAAAISGSKLFRPPYGRLRPSQTRLLKHHYKIIMWDVLSGDFDPHISAEDCFQNVLKNTKPGSIIVFHDSLKSAEKLYAVLPQVLEYYTLQGYTFKALDHRILSPATQDLVYSMAGL is encoded by the coding sequence ATGTATCTGAGTTTCACTCCTCGGTTTCTTCAGAATATGTTTTCTGATCTGATTTGGCGTGTCGATAGCCAAGAAGCAGATATTTATCTAACTTTTGACGACGGCCCAATACCTGTAGTAACTCCTTGGGTATTAAAGCAATTAGAACAATATCATGCAAAAGCCAGTTTTTTCTGTGTAGGTCAAAATATTGAAAAACACCCGCAAATCTTTAAGCAAATAATAGAAAGTGGCCATAGTATAGGGAGCCATACTTATAACCATTTATCGGGTTGGAAAACAGACAATCTTGTATATCTCAATAATGTTAAAAAAGCAGCAGCGATATCCGGTTCTAAATTATTCAGACCCCCTTATGGTAGACTAAGACCTTCGCAAACAAGACTTTTAAAACATCATTATAAAATTATTATGTGGGATGTTTTGAGTGGTGATTTTGACCCGCATATTAGCGCGGAAGACTGCTTTCAAAATGTACTTAAAAATACAAAACCGGGTTCTATAATTGTATTTCATGATTCTTTAAAATCGGCTGAAAAATTATATGCTGTTTTGCCTCAGGTTTTAGAATACTATACTTTACAGGGCTACACATTTAAAGCACTTGATCATCGAATTTTAAGTCCAGCAACACAGGATTTAGTTTATTCTATGGCAGGTCTTTGA
- a CDS encoding glutamate--tRNA ligase: MDSSVRLRFAPSPTGPLHIGGIRTALYNYLFARKYGGSFILRIEDTDQGRYVQGAEQYIIDCLNWVGLVPDEGPGFGGPYGPYRQSDRKPIYVEHALALINKGEAYYAFDTGEELENLRAANGGNQKYDFVTRNQMRNSLVLSEDETNRLLKAGLSYVIRLKVPENQEVQIEDIIRGQVIFKTTELDDKVLIKSDGMPTYHMANVVDDYLMKISHVIRGEEWLSSTAHHVLLYRAFGWLDQMPKFAHLPLIMKPTGNGKLSKRDGAQFGFPVFPISWQPKEGESLLGFREFGFEPEALLNFLALLGWNNGTEQEIYSMEELIQAFSLEKIVKSGARFDFEKGKWFNQQYLHQKSGFPFIQRIKDDFINNGIQVSDEIAVQIFDLFKDRVLFFKDYLQLGKVYFLELESYDSEFIIKKFKPEFISVLQSVSEILNHLEFWNPEQIEVALKEFLKSAAIKPGELFPLLRVLISGIPTGPDAFKMISFLGREKMVIRIYKFIEFINTKKQEA, from the coding sequence ATGGATAGTTCTGTGCGATTGCGATTTGCCCCAAGTCCTACTGGTCCCTTACATATAGGTGGAATCCGGACAGCTTTATATAATTATCTTTTTGCAAGGAAGTATGGCGGAAGCTTTATTCTGCGGATCGAAGATACAGACCAGGGACGTTATGTTCAAGGTGCAGAACAATATATTATAGATTGTTTAAATTGGGTGGGTTTAGTGCCAGATGAAGGCCCTGGATTTGGAGGACCTTATGGACCGTATAGGCAATCGGATCGCAAACCTATATATGTAGAACATGCCTTGGCATTAATTAACAAAGGAGAAGCCTATTATGCCTTCGACACAGGAGAAGAATTAGAAAATTTAAGAGCAGCCAACGGAGGGAATCAAAAATATGATTTTGTTACCAGAAATCAAATGCGCAATTCATTGGTTCTTTCAGAGGATGAGACAAACCGATTGCTTAAGGCAGGATTGTCTTATGTGATCCGATTGAAAGTTCCTGAGAATCAAGAAGTGCAAATTGAAGACATAATTCGAGGGCAAGTAATTTTTAAAACGACGGAGCTTGATGATAAAGTTTTAATAAAATCAGATGGAATGCCAACCTATCATATGGCAAATGTGGTAGATGATTATTTGATGAAAATAAGCCATGTAATTCGAGGCGAAGAGTGGTTGTCTTCTACGGCACATCATGTTTTATTATACAGAGCATTTGGTTGGTTGGATCAAATGCCAAAATTTGCACATTTACCTTTAATTATGAAACCTACAGGAAATGGTAAATTATCAAAACGAGATGGTGCTCAATTTGGATTTCCTGTTTTTCCAATAAGCTGGCAGCCAAAAGAAGGGGAGTCTTTACTAGGTTTTCGCGAATTTGGATTTGAACCGGAAGCTTTATTAAATTTTTTAGCCTTACTTGGTTGGAATAATGGTACAGAACAAGAAATCTATTCAATGGAAGAATTGATTCAGGCTTTTTCATTAGAAAAAATTGTAAAATCAGGAGCTCGTTTTGATTTTGAAAAAGGAAAATGGTTCAATCAACAATACTTGCATCAAAAATCCGGGTTTCCTTTTATTCAAAGAATCAAAGACGATTTTATAAACAATGGAATTCAAGTTTCAGACGAGATCGCTGTGCAAATTTTTGATTTATTTAAAGACAGAGTATTGTTTTTTAAAGATTATTTGCAATTAGGAAAAGTATATTTTTTGGAATTAGAGTCCTATGATTCTGAATTCATAATAAAAAAGTTTAAGCCAGAATTTATTTCAGTTTTGCAATCCGTTTCTGAAATTTTAAATCATTTGGAATTTTGGAATCCGGAGCAAATTGAAGTTGCATTAAAAGAATTTTTAAAATCTGCTGCGATTAAACCTGGAGAATTGTTTCCGTTATTACGTGTTTTAATTAGTGGTATTCCAACAGGACCTGATGCTTTTAAAATGATTTCATTTTTAGGTCGGGAGAAAATGGTTATCAGAATTTATAAATTTATTGAGTTCATAAATACTAAAAAGCAAGAAGCATGA
- a CDS encoding MBL fold metallo-hydrolase gives MKIKFCGAAREVTGSCHLVSLDNGYKILLDCGLFQGGVENIDELNATWSFQPAEVDVLILSHAHIDHCGRIPKLVKDGFRGNIICTHATRDLASIMLMDTAHIQERDAEYKNKRIDKKRQFHPNSNAPKVKPIYNAADVALAMKLFVSVSYDRWIDVAKGIKVLFTDAGHILGSASINLVINQGGDDFRLAFSGDIGRPNRPILRDPQDMLPADVIITESTYGDKLHLEKPAEKERFLSIIQQTCFQNRGKLIIPAFSLGRTQELVFILDQLVNEGKLTNLPVFVDSPLAVNATDIFKAHSECFDDELHRYIIKDPDPFGFKRLSYITDVNESKKLNTSKEPCIIISAAGMLNAGRIQHHVYNTIENPKNTILLVGYCSPQTPGGQLQRGADTIRLFGDDMKVNAKVEIMDSFSAHGDQKEMHHFLTNQMNTCKQLFLVHGEYETQKVYKDYLNNHGFAKIEIPELKQEIAL, from the coding sequence ATGAAGATTAAATTTTGTGGAGCGGCACGAGAAGTAACTGGTTCGTGTCATTTAGTAAGCTTGGATAATGGTTATAAAATTTTATTGGACTGTGGTTTGTTCCAGGGAGGTGTTGAGAATATTGATGAGTTGAATGCGACCTGGAGTTTTCAGCCTGCTGAAGTGGATGTCTTAATTTTATCACATGCTCATATTGATCATTGCGGTAGAATCCCAAAGTTAGTGAAAGATGGATTTCGGGGAAATATCATATGCACCCATGCAACGCGTGACCTGGCTTCGATTATGTTGATGGATACAGCACATATTCAGGAGCGCGACGCAGAGTATAAAAATAAACGAATAGACAAAAAGAGACAATTTCATCCAAATTCGAATGCGCCAAAAGTGAAGCCAATTTATAATGCAGCCGATGTTGCATTAGCAATGAAACTATTTGTATCTGTTTCATACGATCGTTGGATTGATGTGGCGAAAGGGATTAAAGTTTTATTTACAGATGCGGGTCATATCTTAGGCTCAGCAAGTATAAATCTTGTAATAAATCAGGGAGGTGATGATTTTAGACTTGCATTTTCTGGAGATATTGGACGGCCCAATAGACCTATACTAAGAGATCCTCAGGATATGTTACCTGCAGATGTGATTATTACAGAATCAACTTATGGCGATAAATTACATCTTGAGAAACCTGCTGAAAAAGAACGATTCTTAAGTATTATACAACAAACATGCTTTCAAAATAGAGGTAAGTTAATTATTCCGGCCTTTAGCTTGGGAAGAACGCAGGAATTGGTTTTTATTTTGGATCAATTAGTGAATGAAGGTAAACTGACGAATTTACCCGTATTTGTGGATAGTCCATTGGCAGTAAATGCAACGGATATTTTTAAAGCCCATTCTGAATGTTTTGATGATGAATTGCACCGATATATTATTAAGGATCCCGATCCATTTGGGTTTAAACGTTTGAGTTATATAACAGATGTAAATGAATCAAAAAAATTAAATACAAGTAAAGAACCCTGTATCATTATTTCTGCTGCTGGAATGTTAAATGCAGGTAGAATTCAGCATCATGTTTATAATACTATTGAGAATCCTAAAAATACGATTTTGTTAGTAGGGTATTGTTCTCCTCAAACTCCAGGTGGGCAATTGCAAAGAGGAGCGGATACGATTCGATTATTTGGGGATGATATGAAAGTCAATGCAAAAGTTGAAATCATGGATTCTTTTTCTGCACATGGTGATCAAAAGGAAATGCATCATTTTTTAACAAATCAAATGAATACTTGTAAACAATTATTCCTTGTACACGGAGAATATGAAACACAAAAAGTTTACAAAGATTATTTAAATAATCATGGGTTTGCGAAGATTGAAATTCCTGAATTAAAACAAGAAATCGCGCTCTAG
- a CDS encoding metal ABC transporter ATP-binding protein: MKNPAEFSIEVNGLSVAYEHKRVLSNIYLKIEAGLIYGLIGPNGAGKSTLFKSILQEVPISSGEIKILGSPAQDMLTHIAYVPQKDDVDWQFPATVYDIVSMGRFPHKKLLERMHTKDHEIISYALEQLDIVKLKDKQIGELSGGQQQRVFLARALCQQADILLMDEPFVGVDIKTEKKIIEIMKQLAADGKTVMVVHHDLDSVLNYFDRVILINQKLMAYGDTQKVFTKENISATYSSQSNLLQYTAN, from the coding sequence ATGAAAAATCCCGCTGAATTTTCAATTGAAGTCAATGGATTGTCCGTTGCTTACGAGCATAAAAGGGTCCTGAGTAATATTTATCTTAAAATTGAAGCAGGTTTAATTTATGGATTAATTGGTCCCAATGGGGCAGGAAAATCTACACTCTTTAAATCTATTTTGCAAGAAGTTCCAATAAGCTCTGGAGAAATAAAAATTTTAGGTTCCCCAGCACAAGATATGTTGACACATATTGCATATGTTCCACAAAAAGATGATGTAGATTGGCAATTTCCAGCTACTGTTTATGATATTGTCTCCATGGGTAGATTTCCACATAAGAAACTATTAGAACGTATGCATACCAAGGATCATGAAATCATTTCGTATGCTTTAGAACAATTGGATATTGTAAAATTAAAAGACAAACAAATCGGAGAATTATCAGGTGGCCAACAACAGCGCGTTTTTCTTGCTCGTGCTTTATGCCAGCAAGCGGACATCTTATTAATGGATGAACCCTTTGTAGGTGTAGATATCAAAACGGAAAAAAAGATTATCGAAATTATGAAACAATTGGCTGCAGATGGAAAAACGGTAATGGTTGTCCATCACGATTTAGATAGCGTTCTAAATTATTTTGACAGAGTCATATTAATTAATCAAAAATTAATGGCATATGGCGACACCCAAAAGGTGTTTACAAAAGAAAATATTTCTGCTACCTATTCAAGTCAATCCAATTTATTACAATACACAGCAAATTAA
- a CDS encoding zinc ABC transporter substrate-binding protein encodes MKKYISFILILIFYTTGMAKPKILATASMWADMASVLGGNLIDVEVIVPIGSDPHLYEPTPNDIRKVNAADLILINGFTFEGWLQKLITSSGSKAKSIIITEGITPITNPQFKNSTDPHAWMDALHGIIYAENITKALIALDPLHDKEYQFNLDIYKKELQELNQYIQQKINTIPEQQRILITSHDAFHYFGNRYGLQVESLLGTSTEADVQTGDFIRVNHLIKEKKIPAIFIESTINPKLMEQMSKENNITIGGKLFADSLGDTTGPAGTYIQMLKNNANTIAEALSKSIQENVIPAKSDSNKILFYWIPGILTILLLIILILKRRK; translated from the coding sequence ATGAAAAAATATATTTCTTTTATCCTTATTTTAATTTTCTATACAACTGGAATGGCGAAACCAAAAATTCTTGCAACCGCATCTATGTGGGCGGACATGGCAAGCGTTCTTGGAGGCAATTTGATTGATGTGGAAGTGATCGTGCCCATTGGGTCGGACCCACATTTATATGAACCTACACCCAATGATATTCGTAAAGTGAATGCTGCAGACCTGATTTTAATTAATGGTTTTACGTTTGAAGGCTGGCTTCAAAAATTAATTACTTCCTCCGGATCAAAAGCAAAATCTATCATTATAACAGAAGGGATCACTCCCATAACGAATCCTCAATTTAAAAATTCTACAGACCCTCATGCCTGGATGGATGCCTTACATGGAATTATTTATGCCGAAAACATAACAAAAGCACTCATCGCTTTAGATCCTTTACATGATAAAGAATACCAATTCAATTTAGATATTTACAAAAAGGAATTGCAAGAATTAAATCAATATATTCAACAAAAAATAAATACGATTCCTGAACAACAACGCATTTTAATAACTTCGCATGATGCATTTCATTATTTTGGAAATCGGTACGGTTTACAAGTGGAATCTTTATTAGGTACTTCCACAGAAGCTGATGTGCAGACTGGAGATTTTATAAGAGTAAATCATTTAATAAAAGAGAAAAAAATACCCGCTATTTTTATCGAAAGCACCATAAATCCTAAACTCATGGAGCAAATGAGTAAAGAAAATAATATTACCATCGGAGGTAAATTATTTGCAGACTCCCTTGGCGATACCACTGGACCCGCTGGAACGTATATCCAGATGTTGAAAAATAATGCAAATACGATCGCAGAAGCTCTCAGCAAAAGTATACAAGAAAATGTTATACCTGCAAAATCAGATTCAAATAAAATCTTATTCTATTGGATTCCTGGTATATTGACAATTCTATTATTAATTATTTTAATTCTTAAAAGACGCAAATGA
- a CDS encoding metal-dependent transcriptional regulator has translation MFTQSEENYLKAIYKIAQNSADQNVNTKAIADELGTTSASVTDMIKKLSDKNMLTYEKYYGVNLTRDGQKTAIMLLRKHRLWEAFLHDKLGFTWDEVHEVAEQLEHIHSIQLIEKLDAFLGFPKFDPHGDPIPNENGSFTYRNQVALASVKEPGKTVLMLGVRKHHSDFLKYLDSIQLKPGSMIQILEIGAYDQSLKLSVDNQQEVLITHQVSQDIFVKP, from the coding sequence ATGTTTACCCAATCAGAAGAAAACTATTTGAAGGCAATATACAAAATTGCCCAAAACAGTGCAGATCAGAACGTTAATACAAAAGCGATTGCTGATGAGTTAGGCACTACAAGTGCATCTGTAACAGATATGATTAAGAAACTTTCTGATAAAAATATGCTTACCTATGAAAAATATTACGGCGTAAACTTAACCCGTGATGGTCAGAAAACTGCTATTATGTTGTTGAGAAAACATCGACTTTGGGAAGCATTTTTACATGATAAATTAGGCTTTACCTGGGATGAAGTCCATGAAGTGGCGGAGCAATTAGAACATATTCATTCTATTCAATTAATTGAAAAACTGGATGCTTTTCTTGGGTTTCCAAAATTTGATCCTCATGGCGATCCAATTCCAAACGAAAATGGGAGTTTTACATATAGAAATCAGGTAGCCCTTGCTTCTGTTAAAGAACCCGGCAAAACAGTGCTTATGCTTGGCGTTCGAAAGCATCATTCTGATTTTTTAAAATACTTAGATAGTATTCAATTAAAGCCTGGATCCATGATTCAAATTCTTGAAATTGGCGCATATGATCAATCCTTAAAGCTTTCAGTAGATAATCAGCAAGAAGTTTTAATTACACATCAAGTTTCTCAAGATATTTTCGTAAAACCATAA
- a CDS encoding nitroreductase yields MNQKFTILTEVIRSRRAIFPQFYESGQISDDILDSILENARWAPTHKKTEPWRFVIIKNEKLQDLSNFLGAFYKSKTTDETFDPIKMKKAGEKALQAACVIAICIHRSPETLIPAWEETAALACAVQNIWLSCASLDIGSYWSTPEAIQSLNLFLNLDPNESCLGLFYMGWSKYQPPASIRKPLSEIVKRIG; encoded by the coding sequence ATGAATCAAAAATTTACAATTTTAACTGAAGTGATACGGTCGAGAAGGGCTATTTTTCCTCAATTTTATGAATCCGGGCAGATTTCTGATGATATTTTGGATTCAATTCTCGAGAATGCTAGGTGGGCTCCAACCCATAAAAAAACGGAACCTTGGCGTTTTGTAATTATTAAAAATGAAAAATTACAAGATTTATCCAATTTCCTGGGGGCATTTTATAAGTCAAAAACTACCGATGAAACGTTTGATCCTATTAAAATGAAAAAAGCAGGTGAAAAAGCACTTCAAGCTGCCTGTGTTATAGCAATATGTATTCACCGGAGTCCGGAAACATTGATTCCAGCCTGGGAAGAAACAGCTGCACTTGCTTGTGCTGTTCAAAATATTTGGTTAAGCTGTGCATCACTTGATATTGGCTCGTATTGGAGTACACCAGAGGCAATTCAGTCTTTGAATTTATTTTTAAATCTGGATCCCAATGAATCCTGTCTAGGTTTATTTTATATGGGTTGGTCAAAATATCAACCACCTGCTTCAATTCGGAAACCCTTATCTGAAATTGTAAAACGAATAGGCTAA
- a CDS encoding CotH kinase family protein: MKYFILSILQLVLHSFIEAQSLYDLYTIQEVKITFPFSNWDQKLDSLHTVDSDARLIATKLELNGIVYDSVGIRYKGNSTYNANRNKNPFNIKLDFIKSNQKYDGHNTLKLSSGFMDPSFLREVMAYKIARQYLPASLANFINVYVNNILVGLYSNVEDVDKDFLSNHFYSSNNAFFQCDRIDKQIQLPGSCPPGMVGSALKYVTPDSACYFNNYEKESETGWNELLNMMFHLNQDLANLENYLDVDRALWMLALNNFFVNLDSYSGSGHNYLVYENKLGRFNTIPWDLNEFYGAFTNAGVGGQLTVLQMQQLDPLLHLNNLERPLISKLFSIPKWKKRYLAHLFTILNDAKNANAYEHDGLVLQNQISASVSNDRNKFFTDAAFIANLYTDFTNSGGMGGAKTYPGLISFTNARISFLSNHPSLIVTKPSIEQIHSFPTEIHKNEIVYIAAKISNASLSSLFYRYGPEEIFKELMMFDDGLHQDGIAGDSIFGAAINMLNYSSLQYYLYSENANSASLMPPRAEYEFYTLQVQTDTFIKGDILLNELQASNTILKDEHGDFDDWIEIFNSTDHAISLNGLYLTDNFDNKLKWKFPDTAINANSFLIIWADEDGGDEGLHANFKLSKSGERLGLFTIDSVSLDEVEFPALNDNQSYGRCLNAWEYTRNPTFGIPNDCNITWVAESPKFEYVFCYPNPIDQRIQLVFNNAIPNLIIATDILGNIIYKSKTIDSKLFTIISDSWKPGLYNLHFIFSDIQTFQKIIKK; the protein is encoded by the coding sequence ATGAAATATTTTATTCTTAGTATCCTACAGTTGGTTTTGCATAGCTTTATAGAAGCACAATCATTGTATGACCTGTACACGATTCAAGAAGTTAAAATTACCTTCCCATTTAGCAATTGGGATCAAAAATTGGATTCTCTACATACGGTGGATTCGGATGCTCGGTTAATTGCAACAAAGCTCGAACTCAATGGAATAGTATATGACAGTGTTGGCATTCGTTATAAAGGAAATTCTACTTATAATGCAAACAGAAATAAAAATCCATTTAATATTAAACTGGATTTTATTAAGTCAAATCAAAAATACGATGGGCACAATACTTTAAAACTCTCCTCAGGGTTCATGGATCCAAGTTTTTTACGGGAAGTCATGGCGTATAAAATTGCAAGACAGTATCTTCCTGCATCCCTGGCAAATTTTATCAATGTTTATGTAAATAATATACTTGTCGGATTGTATTCAAATGTAGAAGATGTTGATAAGGATTTTTTATCCAATCATTTTTATTCTTCAAATAATGCATTTTTTCAATGCGATCGAATTGATAAGCAAATACAACTTCCTGGAAGCTGTCCGCCAGGTATGGTTGGATCTGCTTTGAAATATGTGACCCCAGATTCAGCTTGTTATTTTAATAATTATGAAAAAGAATCCGAAACAGGATGGAATGAGTTATTAAACATGATGTTTCATTTGAATCAGGATCTTGCAAACCTTGAAAATTACCTCGATGTGGATCGCGCTTTGTGGATGCTTGCTTTGAATAATTTTTTTGTAAATCTGGATAGTTATAGTGGATCTGGGCATAATTATTTAGTATATGAAAATAAATTGGGGCGATTTAATACGATACCCTGGGATTTAAATGAGTTTTATGGAGCTTTTACAAATGCTGGTGTTGGAGGGCAATTAACGGTGCTTCAAATGCAACAATTGGATCCATTACTTCATTTAAATAATTTAGAGCGCCCTTTAATTTCGAAGTTATTTTCTATTCCTAAATGGAAAAAAAGATATTTAGCACATTTATTTACAATCTTAAATGATGCAAAAAATGCAAATGCTTATGAACACGATGGATTGGTTTTGCAAAATCAAATTAGCGCCTCAGTATCAAATGATCGGAATAAGTTTTTTACAGATGCAGCGTTCATTGCAAATTTATATACTGATTTCACAAATTCAGGTGGAATGGGTGGGGCAAAGACCTATCCGGGATTAATTTCTTTTACAAATGCAAGAATTTCATTTTTATCAAATCATCCAAGCTTAATTGTAACAAAACCAAGTATCGAGCAAATACATAGTTTTCCTACAGAAATACATAAAAATGAAATCGTTTATATTGCTGCCAAGATATCTAATGCAAGCCTTAGCAGTTTATTTTACAGATATGGTCCAGAAGAAATTTTTAAAGAACTTATGATGTTTGATGATGGATTGCATCAAGATGGGATTGCCGGAGATAGTATATTTGGTGCAGCCATAAATATGCTTAACTATAGTTCTCTGCAATATTATTTATATTCTGAAAATGCAAATTCTGCATCCTTAATGCCTCCTAGAGCAGAGTACGAATTTTATACTTTGCAAGTGCAAACGGATACTTTTATAAAAGGAGATATTCTTTTGAATGAATTGCAAGCTTCAAATACGATTCTTAAAGATGAACATGGTGATTTTGATGATTGGATAGAGATTTTTAATAGCACAGATCATGCAATTTCTCTCAATGGCTTGTACTTAACGGATAATTTCGATAATAAATTAAAATGGAAATTTCCAGATACTGCGATTAATGCTAATTCTTTTTTGATTATTTGGGCCGATGAAGATGGTGGAGATGAAGGCTTACATGCAAATTTTAAATTGTCAAAATCTGGTGAACGCCTTGGCTTGTTTACTATAGATAGTGTTTCATTAGATGAAGTTGAATTCCCTGCATTGAATGATAATCAATCGTATGGCCGTTGTTTAAATGCCTGGGAGTATACAAGGAATCCAACATTTGGAATTCCAAATGATTGTAACATAACATGGGTTGCAGAATCGCCAAAATTTGAATATGTATTCTGTTATCCAAATCCTATTGATCAGCGTATTCAATTAGTGTTTAACAATGCAATTCCAAATTTAATTATTGCAACTGATATTTTAGGAAATATTATTTACAAATCTAAAACTATAGATTCTAAATTATTTACAATTATTTCTGATTCTTGGAAGCCCGGTCTGTATAATTTGCATTTCATATTTTCGGACATTCAAACATTTCAGAAAATAATTAAAAAATAA